Proteins encoded together in one uncultured Desulfosarcina sp. window:
- a CDS encoding branched-chain amino acid ABC transporter permease — MYGFQDLLQFTFAGITSGAIYALIALGFCVVHNTIGIVNFAQVDFVSLGGMFLFTGLFWSGLPMVVALPCAVAAVTVVGIVVERLGVRPSRSQNHLVLIFLTIGISIILRGGMKLIWGKNRMAVPSLAGDEPLRIAGAAILPQAVAILVITAIAIGLLVFFFHGTRLGLAMRAVASNPTAASVVGLSVGRVKAASFALAGGLGGLAGVLVTPITTLSYDVGVLLGLKGFAAAILGGFGSFPGAVIGGVMLGLLESLSAGYWSSAYKDVAAFVVLLLVLFVRPKGLLGK; from the coding sequence TTGTACGGTTTCCAGGACTTGCTGCAGTTCACGTTTGCGGGGATTACCAGCGGCGCGATTTATGCCCTGATCGCCCTGGGCTTCTGCGTGGTGCACAACACTATCGGCATCGTTAACTTCGCCCAGGTGGATTTCGTTTCCCTGGGCGGCATGTTCCTGTTCACCGGCTTGTTCTGGAGTGGTTTGCCCATGGTGGTGGCCCTGCCGTGCGCCGTGGCGGCCGTCACCGTGGTAGGCATCGTCGTGGAGCGCCTCGGGGTCCGGCCGTCGCGCTCCCAGAACCACCTGGTGCTGATCTTTCTGACCATCGGCATTTCGATCATCTTGCGCGGCGGCATGAAGCTGATCTGGGGCAAAAACCGCATGGCCGTTCCGTCGCTGGCGGGCGATGAACCCCTGCGCATTGCCGGCGCCGCGATTTTGCCCCAGGCGGTGGCCATTCTGGTGATTACCGCTATCGCCATCGGCCTGCTGGTGTTTTTTTTTCATGGCACCCGGTTGGGGCTGGCCATGCGCGCCGTGGCTTCCAACCCGACCGCGGCGTCAGTGGTGGGGCTTTCCGTGGGCCGCGTCAAGGCGGCCAGTTTCGCCCTGGCCGGCGGGTTGGGTGGTCTGGCCGGCGTGCTGGTGACCCCCATTACTACCTTGAGCTATGACGTGGGCGTCCTTCTGGGGCTCAAGGGTTTTGCCGCCGCCATTTTAGGGGGATTCGGCTCCTTTCCCGGTGCCGTGATCGGCGGCGTGATGCTGGGCCTGCTGGAATCGCTGTCGGCGGGATACTGGAGCAGCGCGTATAAGGATGTGGCGGCGTTTGTGGTGTTGTTGCTTGTTTTGTTTGTCAGGCCGAAGGGATTGTTGGGAAAATGA
- a CDS encoding branched-chain amino acid ABC transporter permease: MLTTKDNIFYFIYLHRTGLTVTALSAVLLVWPLIESNPYNLGLSNLIAIYTMVVLGLNLFIGYAGQISLGHAAFFAIGAYGSAIGTTTLGGPAWPVMAAVALIAAVVALAVGLPALKLSGHYLAMATLGFNIVIYTILVQWDTVTGGPSGFSGIPYLFIGPVAFDNEIYFHYLVWSFAVLALLLCLNLVRSGVGRGLAALAEDETAARALGVDIRRAKVKVFVLSAVLASIAGSLFAHCYAFVSPDSFNIFVSVDFVIMVVVGGMGSIWGTLFGTALITLLPEWIESLENFKDIIHGLILVIILLFLPQGLVTGIVDAVRTKIALRRNHA, translated from the coding sequence ATGTTGACCACTAAAGACAACATCTTCTACTTCATCTACCTGCATCGAACCGGGCTGACGGTGACGGCCCTGTCCGCAGTGCTGCTGGTCTGGCCGCTGATCGAAAGCAACCCTTACAACCTGGGGCTGTCCAACCTGATCGCCATCTATACCATGGTGGTGCTGGGCCTGAATTTGTTCATCGGGTATGCCGGCCAGATCAGCCTGGGGCATGCCGCCTTTTTTGCCATCGGCGCCTACGGGTCGGCCATCGGTACCACCACCCTGGGCGGGCCGGCCTGGCCGGTGATGGCGGCCGTAGCCCTGATCGCCGCGGTCGTCGCCCTGGCCGTGGGCCTGCCGGCGCTCAAACTCAGCGGCCACTACCTGGCCATGGCCACGCTGGGCTTCAATATCGTTATCTACACGATCCTGGTGCAGTGGGACACCGTTACCGGCGGCCCCAGCGGCTTTTCCGGCATCCCCTACCTGTTCATCGGTCCGGTGGCGTTCGACAATGAAATCTATTTTCACTACCTGGTGTGGAGTTTTGCCGTGCTGGCCCTGCTGCTGTGCCTGAACCTGGTGCGCAGCGGCGTGGGGCGCGGCCTGGCAGCCCTGGCCGAGGATGAGACCGCGGCCAGGGCCTTGGGGGTGGACATCCGTCGGGCCAAGGTGAAGGTGTTCGTTCTTTCGGCGGTCCTGGCTTCTATTGCCGGCAGCCTGTTTGCCCACTGCTATGCTTTCGTCAGCCCGGATTCTTTCAACATCTTTGTCTCCGTGGACTTTGTGATCATGGTGGTGGTGGGCGGCATGGGTTCCATCTGGGGCACCCTGTTCGGTACGGCCCTGATTACCCTGCTGCCTGAATGGATTGAGTCCCTGGAAAATTTCAAGGACATCATTCATGGTCTGATTCTGGTGATCATCCTGCTTTTTCTGCCCCAGGGACTGGTGACCGGCATTGTGGATGCGGTGCGGACCAAGATTGCATTGAGGCGCAATCATGCTTGA
- a CDS encoding transposase, with translation MNHPNTFSLSLQKQSDSGRIIDDRELNRAFTELKFHSLARQSNITKKRGYETLSLIFVFVLLPFLKRSLNSFCNGGYIQNYVQAHKDAFYRFLNNEHFNWRKLVQMLASKIIAMRKNVPLKEKVLIADDSICPKSGKEIELVSYHFDHKVRRSILGNQYLQLGFHDGLHFFPIDGAFHTSSHRPNTDIRDIDKRTNGWKRRREALSKKTDVLVQMLARAWRSGIDASFVLFDSWFAHDDIIRRIVDVGYGVICRLKRNRVKYGYQGGAYTLKQLWQQVAKKQTFWIKDRTIKGACLDVTLKKTGSVRVLFVSDGRKQWQVLLCTDTDLEPSRILDYYARRWAIEVYFKDAKQMLYMVKEQSNTFDALIASQSLVMIRYLILVYIQIKHGLNICVGPLFRQTSDDQSLWMFSRAVWGRVKELIFKSSDILSHRIEPDLLFHFIDIIEDLIAEQSRWVTAKL, from the coding sequence ATGAATCACCCTAATACATTTTCCCTCTCCTTGCAAAAACAATCTGATTCGGGCCGGATCATTGACGACCGTGAACTCAATCGTGCGTTCACTGAACTCAAGTTCCATTCATTGGCCCGACAAAGCAACATCACCAAAAAAAGAGGTTATGAAACACTCTCGCTCATATTTGTTTTCGTACTACTGCCTTTTCTCAAGCGAAGCCTCAACAGTTTCTGTAATGGCGGCTATATACAAAACTACGTCCAGGCCCATAAAGACGCGTTCTACCGGTTCTTGAACAATGAACACTTCAATTGGAGAAAGCTGGTCCAGATGTTGGCATCAAAGATCATAGCCATGCGTAAGAATGTCCCATTGAAAGAAAAAGTATTGATCGCCGATGACTCCATCTGCCCCAAATCGGGCAAAGAGATCGAATTGGTCAGCTATCATTTCGATCACAAAGTCAGGCGTTCCATTCTTGGCAACCAGTATCTGCAATTGGGTTTTCATGACGGGTTGCATTTTTTTCCGATCGATGGTGCCTTTCATACATCCAGCCACCGGCCCAACACCGATATACGGGATATCGACAAGCGTACCAACGGCTGGAAACGACGTAGGGAAGCGCTGAGTAAAAAAACCGACGTTCTTGTTCAGATGCTCGCCAGAGCTTGGAGGTCGGGCATCGATGCCAGCTTCGTCTTGTTCGACAGTTGGTTTGCCCACGACGATATCATCCGTCGCATCGTCGATGTCGGTTATGGCGTCATCTGCCGATTGAAGCGCAACCGGGTTAAATACGGTTATCAAGGCGGCGCATACACGCTCAAACAGCTATGGCAGCAGGTCGCCAAAAAACAAACCTTCTGGATCAAGGATCGCACGATCAAGGGCGCATGCCTCGATGTCACGTTGAAAAAGACCGGCTCGGTTCGGGTGCTGTTCGTTTCCGATGGCCGCAAACAGTGGCAGGTCCTGCTTTGCACCGATACCGACCTGGAACCGTCCCGGATTCTTGACTATTACGCCCGTCGCTGGGCCATCGAAGTATACTTTAAAGATGCCAAGCAGATGCTTTACATGGTAAAAGAGCAAAGCAATACGTTTGACGCCTTGATCGCCAGCCAGAGCCTGGTAATGATCCGGTATCTGATATTGGTCTACATCCAGATAAAACACGGGCTGAACATCTGCGTTGGCCCGCTGTTTCGGCAAACGTCAGACGATCAGTCATTATGGATGTTCAGTCGTGCCGTCTGGGGCCGTGTCAAAGAACTGATTTTCAAGTCAAGTGATATACTTTCGCACCGTATCGAACCTGATTTGCTTTTTCATTTTATTGATATCATAGAAGATCTCATCGCTGAACAAAGTCGATGGGTTACTGCGAAACTTTAG
- a CDS encoding ABC transporter ATP-binding protein codes for MLELENVSKWFGGLPALQDVSFGVPRGRITALIGPNGAGKSTLINCISGVDTAASGQILLETRSIERLPAQGIADLGVARTFQNLKLFARLSVLDNVLTGLTVAAERSFVRSMLRLPALRIQERQLRLKALEALDDFGLAEKANWPAGALSYGEKKRVEMARAFVGDPRLVLLDEPVAGLNADETARIARHIRQKRGAGHTMLLVEHDMELVMDVADQVVVLDSGRCIASGSPEAVRSNPLVLDAYLGRMEATA; via the coding sequence ATGCTTGAGCTTGAAAATGTCAGCAAATGGTTCGGTGGCCTGCCGGCCCTGCAGGACGTCTCCTTCGGCGTTCCGCGGGGGCGGATCACGGCCCTGATCGGTCCCAACGGTGCCGGCAAGTCGACCCTGATCAACTGCATCAGCGGGGTGGACACGGCCGCAAGCGGGCAGATCCTGCTGGAAACGCGCTCCATCGAGCGGCTGCCGGCCCAAGGTATCGCCGATCTGGGGGTGGCCCGCACCTTCCAGAACCTGAAGCTGTTCGCCCGTCTCTCCGTGCTGGACAATGTGTTGACCGGCCTTACGGTGGCGGCCGAGCGTTCTTTCGTCCGTTCCATGCTGCGCTTGCCGGCCCTGCGCATCCAAGAGCGGCAACTGCGGCTGAAGGCGTTGGAGGCGTTGGACGATTTCGGCTTGGCCGAAAAGGCCAACTGGCCGGCAGGGGCCCTTTCCTACGGGGAGAAGAAACGGGTGGAGATGGCTCGCGCCTTCGTCGGCGATCCCAGGCTGGTGCTGCTGGACGAACCGGTGGCCGGATTGAACGCCGATGAGACGGCCCGGATCGCCCGCCACATCCGCCAGAAGCGCGGAGCCGGTCACACCATGCTGCTGGTGGAGCACGACATGGAGCTGGTGATGGATGTGGCCGACCAGGTCGTGGTGCTGGACAGCGGCCGCTGCATCGCCAGCGGAAGCCCCGAAGCGGTGCGCAGCAACCCGCTGGTGCTGGATGCCTACCTGGGGCGCATGGAGGCGACGGCGTAA
- a CDS encoding RNA polymerase sigma factor gives MITEKQTEHLVEAAVQGSRDALEKLVRQIQEPVYSLSLRMLLNRQDAEDTAQEIIIRVITNLRSYRFEGSFRAWVLRIAVNKLLTVRKTFAEKKMASIEDLDGILDRHEARGWLARPLEAPEPYLEAETRAICIHAILSALNRSHRLAFILGVVIGVDSREGAQILDVSPAAYRQRLSRARARIQGFLINNCGIIDDANRCRCGCILPVYVKTGWIHPDKPMFNENPGAKEEPARLGDYLQEMDELGQITALYRSVAPSSPDFVAMVKKIYDDRRYRILADPQVGGNPAERLPAARIMNRGWKPLLATPTVQQYKN, from the coding sequence ATGATAACGGAAAAACAGACGGAACACTTGGTGGAAGCAGCCGTCCAGGGCTCCCGGGACGCCCTGGAGAAGCTCGTCCGCCAAATCCAGGAGCCGGTCTATTCGCTCTCCCTGCGCATGCTGCTCAACCGGCAGGACGCCGAGGACACAGCCCAGGAGATCATCATCCGGGTGATCACCAATCTGCGGAGCTACCGCTTCGAGGGCTCGTTTCGTGCCTGGGTGCTGCGCATCGCGGTCAACAAACTCCTGACGGTCCGTAAAACGTTTGCGGAAAAGAAAATGGCTTCCATCGAGGACCTGGACGGCATTCTGGACCGCCATGAAGCCCGGGGCTGGCTTGCCAGGCCGCTGGAAGCGCCGGAACCCTACCTTGAGGCAGAGACCCGGGCGATCTGCATCCATGCGATCCTCAGCGCCCTGAACCGCTCTCACCGCCTGGCGTTCATCCTGGGCGTGGTGATCGGCGTGGACAGCCGGGAAGGGGCTCAAATATTGGATGTCTCACCGGCGGCCTATCGCCAGCGATTGTCCCGGGCCCGAGCGCGTATCCAGGGCTTTCTGATCAACAACTGCGGGATCATCGACGATGCCAACCGCTGCCGCTGCGGTTGCATCCTTCCCGTCTATGTAAAAACGGGATGGATCCACCCGGACAAGCCCATGTTCAACGAAAACCCAGGCGCAAAGGAAGAACCGGCCCGCCTCGGGGATTACCTCCAGGAGATGGACGAACTGGGCCAAATAACCGCCCTGTATCGATCCGTTGCGCCATCGTCGCCGGACTTTGTCGCCATGGTCAAAAAAATTTATGATGATCGCCGCTACCGGATTCTTGCAGATCCTCAAGTGGGCGGAAATCCTGCGGAGCGGCTTCCAGCCGCGAGAATAATGAATCGCGGCTGGAAGCCGCTCCTTGCCACCCCAACCGTTCAACAATACAAAAACTAA
- a CDS encoding DUF3795 domain-containing protein codes for MTVNPDYLSPCGLYCGVCAIHIAHRDGNEKLKQRLLNLYKGGVAGKGALPNSENLSTEDIRCDGCLSDGLFMHCQQCDIRNCAQEKGISGCHQCDDFPCAHIENFPMTVGKRVILRSVPYRREHGTEKWVEDEEARYRCPDCGNKVFRGAVRCNRCKAELDLD; via the coding sequence ATGACCGTCAACCCCGATTACCTGTCCCCCTGCGGCCTTTACTGCGGCGTCTGCGCCATCCATATCGCCCACCGGGACGGCAACGAGAAGTTGAAGCAACGGCTGTTGAATCTGTACAAAGGCGGCGTGGCCGGAAAAGGCGCCCTGCCCAACAGCGAAAATCTTTCCACCGAGGACATCCGATGCGACGGCTGTCTTTCCGACGGCCTGTTCATGCACTGCCAGCAGTGCGACATCCGCAACTGCGCACAAGAGAAGGGCATCTCCGGCTGCCACCAGTGCGACGACTTTCCCTGTGCGCACATCGAGAATTTCCCCATGACCGTGGGCAAAAGGGTCATTTTGCGCTCGGTTCCCTACAGGCGCGAACACGGTACCGAGAAGTGGGTCGAAGACGAGGAGGCCCGCTATCGCTGCCCCGACTGCGGCAACAAGGTGTTCAGGGGGGCAGTGCGCTGCAACCGCTGCAAGGCGGAATTGGATTTGGATTAG
- a CDS encoding ATP-binding cassette domain-containing protein yields the protein MSAPHLLAIENVTAHYGAAQALFGVDLTVDAGQTVALVGANGAGKTTLLKCIMGLMRASNGRVLLDGQPVTGASPAKMVRSGLALTPEGREVFPDLSVAENLELGAVALKAGRREVVRRMEDVYARFDRLAERREQPAGTLSGGEQQMLAMGRALMAKPRLLLLDEPSLGLAPLITDEIFAIIHQLARSGVTILLVEQNAARALSASHKAFLMAGGRIVQQGNSDDLLVDPRLRAAFLGAASHEKPEASRLGAAGLTNIRLEKPDMHQKSFMPAFTDEQALAEHQLKGLKWTVRHAFEGSAFYRERLEAADVSPESIQSLEDITRLPFTTADDLREFYPFPLRSVPFEQIVRIHASSGTTGKRKIIGYTQKDLDDWIHFFARCYEMAGVTPLDRVQIAVGYGIWTAGMGFQLGCEKIGAMAVPVGPGNVDMHLQFMQDVRSTVFCSTASMALLMAEEIHRRGIADKISINKIIYGSERSSRSMRRKISELFGGAELFDITGLTELYGPGTGIECPDHDCIHYWGDYYILEVIDPATLQPVPDGEWGEMVVTTLCKEAAPLIRYRTRDITRIIPGPCTCGSFLPRHSRIKGRSDDTIKYRGVNIYPSTIDTILSAIPGLGSEYQMHLTRDEDSGKDFMMLKIERGEGVDAGRTAELVHEIGYQVKKQLLVSIQAELVDYGALPRTERKSQRVFDSRITDEIV from the coding sequence ATGAGTGCTCCCCATTTGCTGGCCATCGAGAATGTAACGGCCCACTACGGCGCAGCCCAGGCCCTGTTTGGGGTGGACTTGACCGTCGATGCGGGGCAGACCGTCGCATTGGTAGGCGCCAACGGCGCCGGCAAGACCACCTTGCTCAAATGCATCATGGGGTTGATGCGCGCCTCGAACGGCCGGGTGCTGCTGGACGGACAACCTGTCACAGGCGCGTCACCGGCCAAAATGGTGCGAAGCGGACTGGCCCTGACCCCTGAAGGCCGCGAAGTCTTTCCCGATCTGAGTGTGGCCGAAAATCTGGAGTTGGGCGCGGTTGCCCTGAAAGCCGGCCGCCGGGAAGTGGTCCGGCGCATGGAAGACGTGTACGCGCGCTTCGACCGGCTGGCCGAGCGCAGGGAACAGCCGGCGGGAACCCTGTCCGGCGGCGAACAGCAGATGCTGGCCATGGGACGCGCCCTGATGGCCAAACCGCGGCTGCTGCTGCTGGACGAACCCAGCCTGGGCCTGGCCCCTTTGATTACCGATGAGATTTTTGCCATCATTCACCAGCTGGCCCGATCCGGCGTAACCATCCTGCTGGTGGAGCAGAATGCCGCCCGCGCGCTTTCGGCTTCCCACAAGGCCTTCCTGATGGCCGGCGGCCGCATCGTCCAGCAGGGCAACAGCGACGATCTGCTGGTGGACCCCCGGCTGCGCGCCGCCTTTTTAGGCGCAGCCAGCCATGAAAAACCCGAGGCCAGCCGGCTGGGTGCCGCCGGCCTGACCAACATCCGTTTGGAGAAACCCGACATGCATCAAAAAAGTTTTATGCCCGCCTTTACCGATGAACAGGCCCTGGCCGAACACCAGCTCAAGGGGCTGAAGTGGACGGTCCGCCACGCCTTCGAAGGCTCCGCTTTCTACCGGGAGCGCCTGGAGGCGGCCGACGTTTCGCCGGAATCCATCCAAAGCCTGGAGGATATCACCCGGCTGCCCTTTACTACCGCTGACGACCTGCGCGAATTCTATCCCTTTCCGCTGCGGTCGGTGCCCTTCGAACAGATCGTGCGCATTCACGCCAGTTCGGGCACCACGGGCAAGCGCAAGATTATCGGCTACACCCAGAAAGACCTGGACGACTGGATTCACTTCTTCGCCCGCTGCTACGAGATGGCCGGGGTTACGCCCCTGGACCGGGTGCAGATTGCCGTGGGATACGGGATCTGGACGGCCGGCATGGGCTTCCAACTGGGCTGCGAGAAGATCGGCGCCATGGCCGTTCCCGTGGGGCCGGGCAATGTGGACATGCACCTGCAGTTCATGCAGGATGTCCGTTCCACGGTGTTTTGCAGCACGGCTTCCATGGCCCTGTTGATGGCCGAGGAGATTCATCGCCGGGGCATTGCCGACAAGATCAGCATCAATAAAATCATCTACGGCTCCGAGCGCAGTTCGCGCTCCATGCGCCGCAAGATTTCCGAATTGTTCGGCGGGGCCGAGCTGTTCGATATTACCGGCCTGACCGAACTGTACGGTCCCGGCACCGGCATCGAATGCCCCGACCACGACTGCATCCATTACTGGGGCGATTACTACATCCTGGAGGTCATCGATCCGGCGACGTTGCAGCCGGTGCCGGACGGCGAATGGGGCGAGATGGTGGTGACCACGTTGTGCAAGGAGGCAGCTCCGCTGATCCGCTACCGCACCCGGGACATCACCCGCATTATTCCCGGCCCCTGTACCTGCGGATCGTTTTTGCCCCGCCACTCGCGCATCAAGGGGCGCAGCGACGACACCATCAAATACCGGGGGGTCAACATCTATCCCTCGACCATCGACACCATTCTGTCGGCCATCCCCGGCCTGGGCTCCGAATACCAGATGCACCTGACCCGCGACGAGGATTCCGGCAAGGATTTTATGATGCTGAAAATCGAACGGGGCGAAGGCGTGGACGCCGGCCGTACGGCCGAACTGGTGCACGAGATCGGCTATCAGGTCAAAAAGCAGCTGCTGGTGTCCATCCAGGCGGAATTGGTGGACTATGGAGCACTGCCGCGCACGGAACGCAAGAGCCAGCGGGTTTTTGACAGCAGAATTACAGACGAAATCGTCTGA
- a CDS encoding ABC transporter substrate-binding protein, giving the protein MNKVQKLLVSVALLALTFSGGNVFAKDTIKIGAFFDLSGPAAFIGTPTKLVADMVVDKINKEGGVNGKEIELVIGDTEGDPAKAVNIAKKFIYKDKVAAIIGPTRTGTGMAVKKIIHGGKIPAFMTVGGDPVIMGGEKLGPFDWVFKSPQRSSVAVKRLFSYLKEKGLTKIALLTASDGFGKDGSRWLTKLAPEFGLTIVAQEAFGPRDTDMTAQLTNAKNAGPQAIVVWTIGPAGSIVSKNKAQLGIDLPLFQCHGLPDPKYIELAGKASEGDRMPATKLMVVDALPDSDPQKPVIQEFVRLYTEKYHYDKQFPINTHSGYAWDAIMIVANAMKKAGTSPDALRAAIETTKGYVGVSGVYNLTPEDHNGLDVDSMVIVQVKDGKFVMAQ; this is encoded by the coding sequence ATGAATAAGGTTCAAAAGCTGTTGGTATCGGTTGCATTGTTGGCTTTGACGTTTTCCGGAGGAAATGTTTTTGCCAAGGACACCATCAAGATCGGCGCCTTTTTCGACCTGTCCGGCCCGGCGGCCTTCATCGGCACGCCTACCAAGCTGGTGGCCGACATGGTGGTGGACAAGATCAACAAGGAGGGCGGGGTCAACGGCAAAGAGATCGAACTGGTTATCGGCGACACCGAGGGCGACCCGGCCAAGGCGGTCAACATCGCCAAGAAGTTCATTTACAAGGACAAGGTGGCGGCCATCATCGGCCCCACGCGCACCGGCACCGGCATGGCGGTCAAGAAGATCATCCATGGCGGCAAGATCCCGGCCTTCATGACCGTGGGCGGCGATCCGGTGATCATGGGCGGCGAAAAATTGGGTCCCTTCGACTGGGTATTTAAATCTCCCCAGCGTTCGTCGGTGGCGGTCAAACGTCTCTTTTCCTACCTCAAGGAGAAAGGGCTCACGAAAATCGCCCTGCTGACCGCATCCGACGGTTTCGGCAAAGACGGCAGCCGCTGGCTGACCAAGCTGGCACCCGAATTCGGATTGACCATCGTGGCCCAGGAAGCCTTCGGCCCCAGGGACACCGACATGACCGCCCAACTGACCAACGCCAAGAACGCCGGCCCCCAGGCCATCGTGGTGTGGACCATCGGTCCGGCCGGTTCCATCGTCTCCAAGAACAAGGCCCAGCTGGGCATCGACCTGCCCCTGTTTCAGTGCCACGGCCTGCCCGATCCCAAGTACATCGAACTGGCCGGCAAGGCCTCCGAGGGCGACCGCATGCCGGCCACCAAGCTGATGGTTGTCGATGCTTTGCCCGACAGCGATCCCCAGAAGCCGGTCATCCAGGAGTTCGTCAGGCTCTACACCGAGAAGTACCATTACGATAAGCAGTTTCCCATCAACACCCACTCCGGCTATGCCTGGGATGCGATCATGATCGTGGCCAACGCCATGAAAAAAGCGGGAACGTCGCCTGACGCCCTGCGGGCGGCCATCGAGACGACCAAGGGGTACGTCGGGGTCTCCGGTGTTTACAACCTAACCCCGGAAGACCACAACGGTCTGGATGTGGATTCGATGGTGATCGTGCAGGTGAAGGACGGCAAGTTTGTAATGGCCCAGTAG